One segment of Carya illinoinensis cultivar Pawnee chromosome 1, C.illinoinensisPawnee_v1, whole genome shotgun sequence DNA contains the following:
- the LOC122311641 gene encoding ras-related protein RABA3-like isoform X2, producing MNQEMNGVGTENGVRTDSYQENAYDKIDYVFKVVVIGDSAVGKSQLLSRFTKNEFCFDSKSTIGVEFQTRTVTIKGKVIKAQIWDTAGQERAVTSAYYRGALGAMLVYDITKRPSFDHVARWVEELRAHADNSIVITLIGNKADLVDLRAVPTEDAIEFAENQGLFFSETSALSGDNVDTAFFRLLEEIYGVVSKKTLECGNGRSDSGGDAPGLKGSKIDVIPGSELEISEMKKLSACSC from the exons ATGAATCAAGAGATGAATGGGGTTGGCACTGAGAATGGGGTTCGCACTGATAGTTACCAAGAGAATGCGTATGACAAAATTGATTATGTATTCAAGGTGGTGGTGATTGGAGACTCGGCTGTGGGGAAAAGTCAGTTACTTTCCAGGTTTACTAAGAACGAGTTCTGCTTTGACTCCAAATCCACCATTGGGGTTGAGTTCCAGACCAGGACTGTCACCATTAAAGGCAAAGTTATCAAGGCCCAGATCTGGGATACTGCTGGTCAAGAAAg AGCCGTGACAAGTGCATACTACAGGGGAGCACTAGGGGCAATGCTGGTATACGACATAACAAAGAGACCCAGCTTTGATCACGTTGCGAGGTGGGTGGAGGAACTCAGGGCCCATGCAGACAACTCCATCGTCATCACTCTCATTGGCAACAAAGCCGATCTCGTGGACCTGAGGGCTGTGCCCACTGAAGATGCTATTGAATTTGCAGAAAACCAAGGCCTCTTTTTCTCTGAGACATCAGCCCTAAGTGGTGACAACGTGGACACTGCATTTTTTAGACTGCTAGAAGAAATCTATGGTGTGGTTTCTAAAAAGACTTTGGAATGTGGCAATGGAAGATCCGACAGTGGTGGCGATGCCCCGGGGCTTAAAGGATCCAAGATTGATGTCATTCCAGGTTCTGAATTGGAAATTAGTGAGATGAAGAAATTATCTGCATGCTCTTGTTAG
- the LOC122311641 gene encoding ras-related protein RABA3-like isoform X1, with protein MNQEMNGVGTENGVRTDSYQENAYDKIDYVFKVVVIGDSAVGKSQLLSRFTKNEFCFDSKSTIGVEFQTRTVTIKGKVIKAQIWDTAGQERYRAVTSAYYRGALGAMLVYDITKRPSFDHVARWVEELRAHADNSIVITLIGNKADLVDLRAVPTEDAIEFAENQGLFFSETSALSGDNVDTAFFRLLEEIYGVVSKKTLECGNGRSDSGGDAPGLKGSKIDVIPGSELEISEMKKLSACSC; from the exons ATGAATCAAGAGATGAATGGGGTTGGCACTGAGAATGGGGTTCGCACTGATAGTTACCAAGAGAATGCGTATGACAAAATTGATTATGTATTCAAGGTGGTGGTGATTGGAGACTCGGCTGTGGGGAAAAGTCAGTTACTTTCCAGGTTTACTAAGAACGAGTTCTGCTTTGACTCCAAATCCACCATTGGGGTTGAGTTCCAGACCAGGACTGTCACCATTAAAGGCAAAGTTATCAAGGCCCAGATCTGGGATACTGCTGGTCAAGAAAg GTACAGAGCCGTGACAAGTGCATACTACAGGGGAGCACTAGGGGCAATGCTGGTATACGACATAACAAAGAGACCCAGCTTTGATCACGTTGCGAGGTGGGTGGAGGAACTCAGGGCCCATGCAGACAACTCCATCGTCATCACTCTCATTGGCAACAAAGCCGATCTCGTGGACCTGAGGGCTGTGCCCACTGAAGATGCTATTGAATTTGCAGAAAACCAAGGCCTCTTTTTCTCTGAGACATCAGCCCTAAGTGGTGACAACGTGGACACTGCATTTTTTAGACTGCTAGAAGAAATCTATGGTGTGGTTTCTAAAAAGACTTTGGAATGTGGCAATGGAAGATCCGACAGTGGTGGCGATGCCCCGGGGCTTAAAGGATCCAAGATTGATGTCATTCCAGGTTCTGAATTGGAAATTAGTGAGATGAAGAAATTATCTGCATGCTCTTGTTAG